TATCAAATAGAAATTACGCAAAATAGAAAATCAGTCATAAAAGGAACAGGAAAAAAAATTGGAGAATGGGTAAATGGGAAATTTGTTCCTTTATCTCACAAAGATGTACTTTTGGAAGGCATCATAAAAAATGGTCAATTAGTTGCGAAATTATTTGAAAATGGTTTAGATAGAGAATTAACGGGTGAAATGAATTTTGATGTTGAAAATTCCAGATTCGAGTACCATGCTGAATACAAAGGAATAAAGGGGAATTGTGATGGGGATGCAGTGTTAAAAAGAAAAAATTAATACTACCCACCCACCTTCCTCCTCACAAACCCCACAAAAGCACCATCCACATTCTCCGGCCTAAACCCATTGAGCAAGGATTGCGAAAACTGCTGATGGATCGAGTAAAAATCCAGGCCAGTACCGGAATTTTCGACAATCTCCCTGCAACGTAGGATGGTTTCCGGTTTGATGTAGGGCAGATCATCAATTTCGATAATTGGTTTTCGGATTCGGAAGGTGACGAGGTCATTATCGGAAATGCCGATGGTGTAATCCGGCAGATGATTGGATTTTACGATTTCTTTGATGAAGAAACGGAATTTTGGGAGTGTGGAGGTTGATCCGGTTTTCTCTTTCAGTTTGTCCAGGCTTATAGGCCATTCCGATTGGTTGCCGCAGTGTTTGCGGGCGATTTCGTAAATCCGGCGTTCCAGGGCTTTGCCGAGGCGAAAATAATCAGGGTGAATGGTGAGGACCTCTTTTCCGATAATGGAATTGTAAAACCAGTCAGAAAGTGTTATTTGCAGTTTTATCATTCTGTCCTTTACCCGGCTGCTTTCCACTATTTCATAGCTTTCAATCAACCCAAAAGCGCTGGTTATTTCCCGTTTATTGGTTGTGATGTTTGTTTTGACACTTACACCTTTCAGCCTATCCAGAGCTTTTTTCAAGAGTTTATAGCTTTTTCCGTTTGTCTGTCGGTTGGTAGCCACCAATAGGTCGTGACTGGAAACTCTCAATGTTTTGGGCGGAATGATACCTTTGTTGATTTGTTCCATCAAAAGTGATCCACAATACAGCAACACATCCTTATCAAAAATAGTGGGCAGACCGTCAGTGGTTGGCTTTATTGTAATCTTAATATTGCCGTTTTGATACTCCAGGTCCCTGACATCCTTTTTCTTGGAAAGTGAAAATAATGGATGCTCCATTGAGGCAATATCATCTTTGAAAGGCAGGCTATCGAAAATATCTGCAATAAAGAAATCTTTCGTGGGGTGCCTGTCGGGCAAAAGAGATAAGTTTTTTGAGGCTTCAGTCATACGTTATCTTCGGTACTTCAGGAATCATATTACCGCTTTTTACAACTATTTCAAGCCAAAATTTCGGTACTTCAGGAACGATCACCCTGATATTCCGTTTTTGGTAGATAATTTAAGATCAATTCCTCAATTCATCATTTCAAAAACCGTTCGATACTTTAGGAATTTCCATACGGTACTTCAGGAATTTCCGTTCGATACTTTGGGAATAGCCGTACGGTACTTTAGGAATCCCTAATATTATGGAAGCCGCAGTTTCCCAAATTTTCAAGCGATCCTTTGAGGGCGTAACACTACACTAACGTAAGTATTAACATATAATAACACTAAGCACCTACCCTCCGTTCGCATTCGCTCACTCCGCCCGATGCTTCGCATCGCCTTGTAATGAGTTCGCTAAGGCTCACCATTCTCAAAATTTACTACTGAAAAGAGAATCTTTATGGATTTTGATAAATGATCTTGAAGATAAAGGTATCTGCTTATGGAGTAAATAAGAATTCTTTAAAGCACGAAAGCACGACATCGTTGCATCTTTACATCGTGCCAGCACGAAAACCGCCTTTCTTTCAGTCTTCCTTTCGTTTTTTCTGCAATTAAACGATTTCTTCTGCTAAGATCAGCAAATAACAAAAGGAAGGAATTATGAGAACTGGTGTACTTTCCCAAAAAGGTGGTGTTGGAAAATCTACTCTGGTGCGTTCGCTGGCGGTTGAATTTGCCCGTAACAAGTGGAATGTCAAAATTGCTGATATGGATTTAAAACAGTCCACATCTACAATCTGGAACCGCAAAAGAATGGATAATGAAATTGTTCCGGGGATTTCTGCCGAGCCTTTTTCTTCGGTGAAGGATGTTTTAAAAATTGAGCCAAACCATGATTTGGTCATTTTTGACGGAGTAGGACAGGCAGATGGACAAACACTTGAAATTGCGAAAGTGTGTGATTTTGTCATTTTACCAAGCGGCGTAACC
This sequence is a window from Lewinellaceae bacterium. Protein-coding genes within it:
- a CDS encoding ParA family protein; the encoded protein is MRTGVLSQKGGVGKSTLVRSLAVEFARNKWNVKIADMDLKQSTSTIWNRKRMDNEIVPGISAEPFSSVKDVLKIEPNHDLVIFDGVGQADGQTLEIAKVCDFVILPSGVTADDLEPQVKLAHELKKKGVPSAKIGFCLSRVGNSKNEFEAAREYITISGYTYLGMIPEKTSIGQCSDEGLAANETKYPSINLVVDELIQNIYNQVMQLNDEEVQYG
- a CDS encoding replication initiator protein A; its protein translation is MTEASKNLSLLPDRHPTKDFFIADIFDSLPFKDDIASMEHPLFSLSKKKDVRDLEYQNGNIKITIKPTTDGLPTIFDKDVLLYCGSLLMEQINKGIIPPKTLRVSSHDLLVATNRQTNGKSYKLLKKALDRLKGVSVKTNITTNKREITSAFGLIESYEIVESSRVKDRMIKLQITLSDWFYNSIIGKEVLTIHPDYFRLGKALERRIYEIARKHCGNQSEWPISLDKLKEKTGSTSTLPKFRFFIKEIVKSNHLPDYTIGISDNDLVTFRIRKPIIEIDDLPYIKPETILRCREIVENSGTGLDFYSIHQQFSQSLLNGFRPENVDGAFVGFVRRKVGG